From a single Vitis vinifera cultivar Pinot Noir 40024 chromosome 18, ASM3070453v1 genomic region:
- the LOC100255793 gene encoding uncharacterized protein LOC100255793 produces MEVEPEEMKCLGVVGIYREAYKIIFSWRKIFTHITLAFILPLSFIFLAHIEVSDYLLANIIDNENNLVETQIGTLKYNKISHLLFSKYATLCLFKAAYLLFTLIFSLLSTSAMVYTIACIYSGQKVTFTKVLTVVPKVWKRLILTFLTILAVVFVYHIIAALFLISWIAFMAPTNTGFLILFFLVVFYLVGLVYMSIVWQLANTISVLEDSYGIEAMKRSSELIKGKTGVTVFIFFKLGFSYIIIQAAFQRLVVHGESLDMINRAVYAIICFLFHVKLVLFGHALHTIIYLVCKSYHNENIYKLALSDHLEAYSDHQDYAPLKGEDVKPGQLSV; encoded by the coding sequence ATGGAGGTAGAGCCAGAAGAAATGAAGTGTCTAGGAGTCGTTGGGATCTACAGAGAAGCCTACAAGATCATCTTCTCATGGAGGAAGATCTTCACCCATATCACCCTTGCCTTCATCCTCCCACTATCCTTCATATTCCTAGCTCATATCGAAGTATCCGATTATCTCTTAGCCAACATCATCGACAATGAAAACAATTTGGTTGAAACTCAAATCGGCACTCTGAAATACAACAAGATATCCCATCTCCTTTTCTCCAAATACGCCACTCTCTGCCTTTTCAAAGCCGCATACCTCCTCTTTACACTCATCTTCTCCCTTCTATCCACTTCCGCTATGGTTTACACCATCGCTTGCATCTACTCCGGCCAAAAAGTGACCTTCACCAAGGTCCTGACCGTAGTCCCCAAGGTCTGGAAGAGGCTCATACTCACCTTCTTAACCATCCTTGCAGTGGTCTTCGTTTATCACATAATTGCAGCACTTTTCCTGATTTCATGGATAGCGTTTATGGCACCTACCAATACCGGTTTCTTAATTTTGTTCTTTCTGGTCGTCTTTTACTTGGTGGGGCTTGTGTACATGAGCATAGTCTGGCAACTGGCTAACACAATATCGGTGTTAGAAGACTCGTATGGGATTGAAGCGATGAAGAGAAGTAGTGAACTGATAAAAGGAAAGACGGGTGTCACGGTCTTCATCTTCTTTAAGCTGGGTTTTTCTTATATCATCATACAAGCAGCATTTCAGAGGCTGGTGGTGCATGGCGAGTCGCTGGACATGATCAATAGGGCAGTGTATGCGATTATTTGCTTCTTGTTTCATGTCAAGTTAGTGCTCTTTGGGCATGCTCTTCACACTATTATCTACTTGGTCTGCAAGTCCTACCACAATGAAAATATTTACAAGTTGGCTTTATCAGATCACCTTGAAGCTTATTCTGATCATCAGGACTATGCACCTTTGAAGGGGGAGGATGTTAAGCCCGGGCAACTCTCGGTTTGA